The following proteins are encoded in a genomic region of Pikeienuella piscinae:
- the coxB gene encoding cytochrome c oxidase subunit II, with translation MMFTPSKILYGLAASATAVFAAPAMAESIGKPHSGGIGFQPGVTELAHDLHWFDAILHWVSAGIVLLVVVLLAIVILRFNAKKNPTPARFTHHALLEVAWTAAPIVVLIVLGAISLPILYKQLTIPDADLTIKATGNQWYWSYDYPDEEISFDALLLPREDLEPNGYQADEYLLAADAAVVVPVNATVHVLVTGSDVIHAWTVPAFGVKVDAVPGRLNELWFAADTIGTYFGQCSELCGKDHSFMPIVVKVVSQEDYDAWLETTRTAQGLPAKTAIEVASAAE, from the coding sequence ATGATGTTCACACCGAGCAAGATCCTTTACGGTCTGGCCGCCTCAGCGACGGCAGTATTCGCCGCGCCAGCGATGGCGGAGAGCATTGGCAAGCCGCATAGCGGCGGTATCGGCTTTCAGCCGGGCGTGACCGAACTGGCGCACGACCTCCACTGGTTCGACGCCATTCTGCACTGGGTCAGCGCGGGGATCGTGCTGCTGGTGGTCGTGCTTCTCGCCATCGTCATTCTGCGCTTCAACGCGAAGAAGAATCCGACGCCGGCGCGCTTCACCCATCATGCGCTTCTGGAAGTCGCCTGGACCGCCGCTCCCATCGTGGTCCTGATCGTGCTCGGCGCGATCTCGCTGCCGATCCTCTACAAGCAGCTGACCATTCCGGACGCGGACCTGACGATCAAGGCGACCGGCAATCAATGGTACTGGTCCTATGATTACCCTGACGAGGAGATCAGCTTCGACGCGCTCCTGCTGCCAAGGGAGGACCTGGAGCCGAATGGTTATCAGGCTGACGAGTATCTGCTCGCCGCCGACGCCGCGGTCGTCGTCCCGGTGAACGCCACGGTTCATGTGCTGGTGACGGGTTCCGACGTGATCCACGCCTGGACCGTGCCGGCGTTCGGCGTGAAGGTCGATGCGGTGCCCGGCCGTCTTAACGAACTCTGGTTCGCCGCCGACACGATCGGCACCTATTTCGGCCAGTGCTCGGAACTCTGCGGCAAGGATCATTCCTTCATGCCGATCGTCGTCAAGGTCGTCAGCCAGGAGGACTACGACGCCTGGCTGGAGACGACGAGGACGGCGCAAGGCCTGCCAGCGAAGACCGCCATAGAGGTCGCCTCGGCGGCCGAATGA
- a CDS encoding heme o synthase, which yields MASALEIDGGAGPRDAGFGDYFELLKPRVMSLVVFTALVGLVVAPIGVHPMIAFASILCVAVGAGASGALNMWWDADIDVKMARTRNRPVPSGRVEAGEALAVGLGLALFSVPMLGLFANWLAAAILAFTIFFYAVIYSMWLKRSTPQNIVIGGAAGAFPPMIGWAIATGGISIEPVLMFAIIFLWTPPHFWALALYRNSDYERAAVPMMTVVAGPHATRRQIFWYGLTAAAAAVAPAFTAIGGLLYLVVAGALSLEFVRLTTIVGLRSEAVAAGDGHRMEKRLFHFSILWLFLIFSTLALEAGLRAAGLSLPVEVLWS from the coding sequence ATGGCCAGCGCGCTTGAAATCGATGGAGGGGCAGGACCACGCGACGCCGGGTTCGGAGATTATTTCGAGCTTCTGAAGCCGCGCGTGATGTCGCTCGTGGTATTCACGGCGTTGGTCGGCCTAGTCGTTGCGCCGATCGGCGTGCATCCGATGATCGCATTCGCGTCGATCCTTTGCGTCGCGGTGGGGGCCGGCGCCTCGGGCGCGCTCAACATGTGGTGGGACGCCGATATCGACGTGAAGATGGCGCGGACCCGGAACCGGCCCGTGCCTTCAGGCCGGGTCGAGGCGGGCGAAGCGCTGGCTGTCGGACTCGGGCTCGCGCTTTTCTCGGTGCCGATGCTCGGGCTTTTCGCGAACTGGCTGGCGGCGGCGATCCTCGCCTTCACGATCTTTTTCTACGCGGTCATCTATTCGATGTGGCTCAAGCGCTCGACGCCGCAGAACATCGTCATCGGCGGCGCCGCCGGCGCGTTTCCACCTATGATCGGCTGGGCGATCGCGACCGGGGGGATCTCGATCGAACCCGTGCTGATGTTCGCCATCATCTTCCTCTGGACGCCACCGCATTTCTGGGCGCTCGCCCTCTATCGGAACAGCGATTACGAGCGCGCGGCGGTGCCGATGATGACCGTGGTCGCCGGTCCGCACGCCACCCGCCGGCAGATCTTCTGGTACGGGCTAACCGCCGCCGCCGCCGCCGTAGCGCCGGCGTTCACCGCCATCGGCGGCCTACTCTATCTCGTTGTCGCCGGCGCGCTCTCGCTGGAGTTCGTGCGTCTCACAACCATTGTCGGTCTGCGCTCGGAAGCGGTGGCCGCGGGCGACGGGCACCGGATGGAGAAGCGTCTCTTTCATTTTTCGATCCTCTGGCTCTTTCTGATCTTCAGCACGCTGGCGCTTGAGGCGGGGCTGCGGGCGGCCGGGCTTTCACTGCCGGTCGAGGTTCTCTGGTCATGA
- a CDS encoding cytochrome c oxidase assembly protein, giving the protein MSGRADNRKTLIGLAALGVVMLGMSFAAVPLYNLFCRVTGYAGTTATAEAGSDVILDREILVRFDGSLDRDMPWRFKPEKTTMKIRIGETGLAFYEATNPTDRVVAGAASYNVAPYSAGGYFTKIDCFCFTEQVLQPHQTVRMPVTFYVDPEITEDEEAKLVTTITLSYTFHEIEPPAESAALDRVDEAGPAG; this is encoded by the coding sequence ATGAGCGGCCGCGCCGATAACCGCAAGACGTTGATCGGCCTCGCCGCGCTCGGCGTGGTGATGCTGGGGATGAGCTTCGCCGCGGTGCCGCTCTACAACCTCTTCTGCCGCGTTACAGGCTACGCCGGGACCACCGCGACGGCCGAGGCCGGCTCGGACGTGATTCTCGACCGCGAGATCCTTGTGCGCTTCGACGGCTCGCTCGACCGCGACATGCCCTGGCGCTTCAAGCCGGAAAAGACGACGATGAAGATCAGGATCGGGGAAACCGGCCTTGCGTTTTATGAGGCGACCAACCCCACCGACCGCGTGGTCGCCGGCGCCGCCAGCTACAATGTCGCGCCGTATTCGGCCGGCGGCTACTTCACCAAGATCGACTGTTTCTGCTTTACCGAACAGGTCCTGCAACCGCATCAGACGGTGCGGATGCCGGTCACCTTCTACGTAGATCCAGAGATCACCGAGGATGAAGAGGCGAAGCTGGTCACCACGATCACGCTTTCCTATACGTTCCACGAGATCGAGCCGCCGGCAGAATCTGCCGCGCTGGACCGAGTTGACGAGGCCGGCCCGGCCGGGTGA
- a CDS encoding cytochrome c oxidase subunit 3, producing the protein MAHEKNHDYHILAPSIWPFTGAVSAFVMLFGAVLWFHDITPYICLIGFLGVLYTMYGWWSEVVAESQAGDHTPVVQIGIRYGVIMFITSEVMFFAAWFWSFFKHAIYPMGEISGVTVGQAVWPPVGIETFDPWHLPLINTLILLTSGCAATWAHHAVQENDREGLKWGLLIAGLLGILFTITQAYEYSHAAFGFSGNIYGANFYMATGFHGFHVIIGTIFLFVCYFRALKGHFTPEKHIGFEAAVWYWHFVDVVWLFLFFCIYVWGS; encoded by the coding sequence ATGGCCCACGAGAAGAACCACGACTACCACATCCTCGCGCCCAGCATCTGGCCGTTCACGGGCGCGGTCAGCGCCTTCGTCATGCTGTTCGGCGCGGTGCTGTGGTTCCATGACATCACGCCCTATATCTGCCTTATCGGCTTTCTCGGCGTTCTCTACACAATGTACGGCTGGTGGTCGGAAGTCGTCGCCGAAAGCCAGGCCGGAGACCATACGCCGGTGGTCCAGATCGGCATCCGCTATGGCGTGATCATGTTCATCACCTCTGAGGTGATGTTCTTCGCGGCGTGGTTCTGGTCCTTCTTCAAGCACGCGATCTATCCGATGGGCGAGATTAGCGGCGTGACGGTTGGACAGGCGGTCTGGCCGCCGGTGGGAATTGAGACGTTCGACCCCTGGCATCTGCCGCTCATCAACACACTGATCCTGCTGACCTCCGGCTGCGCCGCGACCTGGGCGCACCACGCCGTGCAGGAGAACGATCGCGAAGGACTGAAATGGGGTCTGCTGATCGCCGGCCTTCTCGGCATCCTCTTCACGATCACGCAAGCCTACGAGTACAGCCACGCCGCGTTCGGCTTCTCCGGCAATATCTATGGCGCGAATTTCTACATGGCGACCGGGTTCCACGGCTTCCATGTCATCATCGGCACGATCTTCCTTTTCGTCTGCTACTTCCGGGCGCTGAAGGGCCATTTCACACCGGAGAAGCACATCGGTTTCGAAGCCGCCGTTTGGTACTGGCACTTCGTCGATGTCGTCTGGCTCTTCCTGTTCTTCTGCATCTACGTATGGGGCAGTTGA
- a CDS encoding SURF1 family protein, with translation MLTGALGAAVLVSLCIWQIQRLEWKEGVITTLETRLSGAPTALPEAFDPATQEFTRVVIKGRFDGAPGAHGFDDAPLLTSLPPYGPGYRVIQPFVLDDGRRVLVDRGYLPVTEKNVAGAASRPTPAPDGVIEITGALRWPDEGREGPDFGAVDNVWVNRDLDEMAALFGTEPVLIVAETSTAVGDWPIPRPIEAINVPNNHLNYAITWGALALIWAGMTAWLVVRPQKSSS, from the coding sequence GTGCTGACCGGCGCGCTTGGCGCCGCTGTTCTGGTCAGCCTTTGCATCTGGCAGATCCAGCGCCTGGAATGGAAAGAAGGCGTGATCACCACTTTGGAGACGCGCCTCTCCGGCGCGCCGACGGCGCTGCCGGAGGCGTTTGACCCCGCAACCCAGGAATTCACCCGCGTCGTCATCAAGGGTCGCTTTGACGGCGCGCCGGGCGCGCACGGCTTCGACGATGCGCCGCTGCTGACGTCGCTGCCCCCTTACGGCCCTGGCTACCGGGTGATCCAGCCATTCGTGCTGGACGATGGGCGGCGGGTGCTCGTCGATCGCGGCTATCTCCCGGTCACGGAGAAGAACGTCGCCGGCGCCGCGTCGCGTCCGACCCCGGCGCCGGACGGGGTGATTGAGATCACCGGCGCGCTCCGCTGGCCAGACGAAGGCCGCGAAGGCCCGGATTTCGGCGCAGTGGACAATGTCTGGGTCAATCGTGATCTCGACGAGATGGCGGCGCTCTTCGGGACCGAACCGGTGCTCATCGTCGCCGAGACCTCCACCGCGGTGGGCGACTGGCCCATCCCGCGACCAATCGAGGCGATCAACGTGCCGAACAACCACCTGAATTACGCGATAACATGGGGAGCGCTGGCGTTGATCTGGGCGGGAATGACGGCCTGGCTGGTGGTGCGCCCTCAGAAATCCAGCTCATAG
- a CDS encoding GNAT family N-acetyltransferase, which yields MTGTVEIGGPRPGDFGWLIGLHGRWYAERMGFGVDFERRIATIVADVAARLAPPRVTMLVARDPQGPLATLTADADDPDAAGRGHIRIVIAEERAKGRGLGKRLMAMGLESLSVSGSTGAWLDTCKGLDAARAVYLDAGFRLVAEAEGDNWGVHVVEQRYELDF from the coding sequence ATGACGGGGACGGTTGAGATCGGTGGACCGAGACCGGGCGACTTCGGCTGGCTGATCGGTCTCCACGGCCGCTGGTACGCCGAGAGAATGGGATTCGGCGTCGATTTCGAGCGCCGCATCGCCACCATCGTCGCGGATGTGGCGGCGCGGCTCGCCCCGCCGCGCGTGACCATGCTGGTGGCGCGGGACCCGCAAGGGCCGCTCGCCACGCTGACCGCCGATGCTGACGACCCCGACGCCGCCGGGCGTGGCCATATTCGCATCGTGATCGCTGAGGAGCGGGCGAAAGGACGGGGATTGGGCAAGCGGCTCATGGCGATGGGGCTGGAGTCTCTCTCCGTCTCCGGCTCGACTGGCGCCTGGCTCGACACCTGCAAAGGGCTCGACGCCGCGCGCGCCGTCTATCTCGACGCTGGTTTCAGGCTCGTCGCGGAGGCGGAGGGCGACAACTGGGGCGTCCATGTGGTCGAACAACGCTATGAGCTGGATTTCTGA
- a CDS encoding class II aldolase/adducin family protein, which produces MSSSIARHPSTHNDPHWKLRADLAAAFRWAVRMNWHEGVSNHFSAVVDDDGGKRFLMNRDQIHFSRVSASNLLLLDADDPDVMDGPDAPDPTAWALHGSIHRRVPHARVAIHLHSKYATVLACLQDSRMPAIDQNAAMFHDRVIIDEHYGGLALDEEGERCAALFTDPKKKVMVMGNHGVMVIGDTVADALNRTYFFERAAENLITAYMTQRPLRVLSDEIAAKTAAEVESYPGQAARHLAEIKLILDKTEPDYAT; this is translated from the coding sequence ATGTCCTCGTCGATCGCCCGCCACCCTTCGACTCATAACGACCCGCATTGGAAGCTTCGCGCGGATCTCGCCGCCGCGTTCCGCTGGGCGGTGCGGATGAACTGGCATGAAGGGGTCTCGAACCATTTCTCCGCCGTTGTCGACGATGACGGCGGCAAGCGGTTCCTGATGAACCGCGACCAGATCCATTTCTCCCGCGTCTCGGCGTCCAATCTCCTGCTTCTGGACGCGGATGACCCGGATGTGATGGATGGCCCCGACGCGCCCGATCCGACGGCCTGGGCGCTGCACGGCTCGATTCACCGCCGCGTTCCGCACGCGCGCGTCGCGATCCATCTGCATTCGAAATACGCCACCGTCCTCGCCTGCCTCCAGGACAGCCGGATGCCGGCGATCGATCAGAACGCGGCGATGTTCCATGATCGCGTGATCATCGACGAACATTATGGCGGCCTCGCGCTCGACGAGGAGGGCGAACGTTGCGCCGCGCTCTTCACCGATCCGAAGAAGAAGGTGATGGTGATGGGCAATCACGGCGTCATGGTGATCGGAGACACCGTCGCCGACGCGCTGAACCGCACCTATTTCTTTGAACGAGCGGCGGAGAATCTGATCACCGCCTACATGACGCAGCGCCCGCTTCGGGTGCTTTCCGACGAGATCGCCGCCAAGACAGCCGCCGAAGTGGAGAGCTATCCCGGCCAGGCCGCGCGGCATCTCGCGGAGATCAAGCTGATCCTCGACAAGACCGAGCCAGACTACGCCACATGA
- a CDS encoding YbjN domain-containing protein, with protein sequence MKTKSLSVFPACALAFAAGLWSAPAASASTVLTSISPQTLEALLEAEGAMLTQVTTGGDTTLRSEPLQIGPSDVKPIAFEVFFYECDGGDFIDPAGPGSACLSFEYRALAPSLVPGEDAEIANRWNEIYHFGKAWRDELGEVALQMSVVVDGGVTEENIRATYRRWRITLAAFAEYLDME encoded by the coding sequence ATGAAAACCAAATCACTGAGCGTATTCCCGGCCTGTGCGCTTGCGTTCGCGGCCGGGCTCTGGAGCGCGCCGGCCGCGAGCGCAAGCACCGTGCTGACCTCGATCTCTCCGCAGACACTGGAGGCTCTGCTGGAGGCGGAGGGCGCGATGCTGACGCAGGTGACGACCGGCGGCGATACGACCCTGCGATCGGAGCCGCTGCAAATCGGCCCGTCAGACGTCAAACCGATCGCGTTCGAAGTCTTCTTTTACGAATGCGACGGCGGCGATTTCATCGATCCGGCAGGGCCCGGCAGCGCCTGCCTCAGTTTCGAATATCGCGCGCTGGCGCCCAGCCTGGTCCCCGGCGAGGATGCGGAAATCGCGAATCGCTGGAACGAAATCTATCATTTCGGCAAGGCGTGGCGGGACGAATTGGGCGAGGTCGCGCTTCAGATGAGCGTGGTGGTTGATGGCGGCGTGACCGAGGAAAACATTCGCGCGACCTATCGGCGCTGGCGCATCACCCTGGCGGCGTTCGCTGAATATCTCGATATGGAGTGA
- a CDS encoding YgfZ/GcvT domain-containing protein, translating to MNWLIDGRRGVLRLSGPDTVAFMQDLVTCDLSRIESDRLAYGALLTPQGKFLFDFFIWADGDDLLIDVAADRAPALAQRLTLYRLRRKVDLAQTELKCALGWGGDAPKGARPDPRHEALGWRLIDADPQPPEGARPATFADYDALRVAHCVPESGVELIPDETYILEAGFERLHGVDFRKGCYVGQEVTARMKHKTELKKGLVRVRVDGEAAPGTPVEADGKPAGTLFTVADGEGLAHLRFNRATGEMTAGAARLHLLDPVTSEAAR from the coding sequence ATGAACTGGCTGATCGACGGGCGCCGCGGTGTTCTCCGGCTTTCAGGGCCGGATACGGTTGCATTCATGCAAGACTTGGTAACCTGCGATCTATCCCGAATCGAATCGGATCGGCTGGCCTATGGCGCGCTCTTGACGCCGCAAGGCAAATTCCTCTTCGATTTCTTCATCTGGGCCGATGGCGACGACCTGCTGATCGACGTCGCCGCCGACCGCGCGCCGGCGCTGGCGCAGCGTCTGACCCTCTATCGCCTGCGCCGGAAGGTCGATCTCGCGCAGACCGAACTGAAATGCGCGCTCGGCTGGGGCGGCGATGCGCCCAAGGGCGCGCGGCCCGATCCGCGCCACGAAGCGCTCGGCTGGCGGCTGATCGACGCGGACCCGCAACCTCCCGAAGGCGCGCGCCCTGCCACATTCGCCGATTATGACGCGCTTCGTGTCGCACATTGCGTGCCGGAGAGCGGGGTCGAGCTGATCCCCGATGAGACCTACATACTGGAGGCTGGGTTCGAGCGCCTCCACGGCGTCGATTTCCGCAAGGGCTGCTATGTCGGTCAGGAGGTCACCGCGCGAATGAAGCACAAGACCGAACTGAAAAAGGGTCTCGTACGCGTCCGGGTCGACGGCGAGGCCGCGCCCGGAACGCCGGTAGAGGCGGACGGCAAACCGGCGGGAACGCTTTTCACCGTAGCCGACGGAGAAGGGCTCGCCCATCTCCGCTTCAACCGGGCGACGGGCGAGATGACCGCCGGCGCCGCCCGTCTTCACCTGCTCGACCCGGTGACGAGCGAAGCGGCCCGGTGA
- the yghU gene encoding glutathione-dependent disulfide-bond oxidoreductase encodes MTEQSTYEPPRVWKWEAESGGKFASINRPIAGPTHEKDLPVGEHPLQLYSLATPNGVKVTVMLEELLARGHEGAEYDAWLIRISDGDQFSSGFVAANPNSKIPALVDRSGPEPVRVFESGSILVHLAEKFGEFLPESGPARTETLNWLFWQMGSAPYLGGGFGHFYAYAPEKWQYPIDRFAMETKRQLDVLERRLGESAHVAGEDYSIADMAIWPWYGQLALGRLYDAGEFLDVETYGNVQKWAKAIDARPAVRRGRMVNRAFGEPETQLHERHDASDFATRTQDKLEAVN; translated from the coding sequence ATGACCGAACAATCCACCTATGAGCCGCCCAGGGTCTGGAAGTGGGAGGCTGAAAGCGGCGGTAAGTTCGCCAGCATCAACCGACCAATCGCCGGCCCGACCCATGAAAAGGACCTGCCGGTGGGCGAGCATCCGCTCCAGCTCTACTCGCTGGCGACGCCGAACGGCGTGAAGGTGACGGTCATGCTTGAGGAACTGCTCGCGCGTGGCCACGAGGGCGCCGAGTACGACGCCTGGCTGATCAGGATCAGCGATGGCGACCAGTTCAGCTCCGGCTTTGTCGCGGCCAACCCGAATTCGAAGATTCCGGCGTTGGTGGACCGAAGCGGGCCGGAGCCGGTGCGGGTCTTCGAGTCGGGCTCGATCCTCGTCCATCTCGCCGAAAAATTTGGCGAATTTCTTCCTGAATCCGGTCCGGCCCGGACGGAAACGCTCAACTGGCTGTTCTGGCAGATGGGTTCCGCCCCCTATCTCGGCGGCGGCTTCGGACATTTCTACGCCTATGCGCCGGAAAAGTGGCAGTATCCGATCGATCGTTTCGCGATGGAGACGAAGCGCCAGTTGGATGTGCTGGAGCGCCGTCTCGGCGAGAGCGCCCATGTCGCCGGCGAAGACTACAGCATCGCCGACATGGCGATCTGGCCCTGGTATGGCCAGCTCGCCCTCGGCAGGCTTTATGACGCCGGCGAATTTCTTGACGTTGAAACCTACGGCAACGTCCAGAAATGGGCGAAGGCGATCGACGCGCGCCCGGCGGTCAGACGTGGGCGCATGGTCAACCGCGCTTTCGGCGAGCCGGAAACCCAGCTTCACGAACGCCACGACGCCTCGGACTTCGCGACGCGAACGCAGGATAAGCTCGAAGCGGTGAATTAG
- a CDS encoding SDR family oxidoreductase, translated as MGDRPLMLAAGLGYAARALAPTLIARGWRVIGTHRNVADGAAIAALGVRPALWPPAPEIVAEATHLLVSAAPDEAGDPVLRALGAALKLAPRLEWVGYLSTTGVYGDRGGDWVDEKSPLAPTTVRGVRRVRAEAEWRAAGLPLHIFRLAGIYGPGRSPFAKLRDGAAWRIVKPGQVFGRIHRDDLAAALLASVERPHPGAIYNLCDDLPAPPEDVIEYAARLLGVTPPPAIPIEEAEISPMARSFYAESKRVSNRLLRDELGVTLAYPTYREGLIADLAEEGAAAPLHRPERGIS; from the coding sequence ATGGGAGATCGACCACTCATGCTCGCAGCCGGCCTCGGCTACGCAGCGCGCGCTCTGGCGCCAACTCTGATCGCACGCGGCTGGCGAGTGATCGGAACGCATCGCAATGTTGCGGACGGCGCTGCGATCGCCGCCCTCGGCGTGCGGCCGGCGCTCTGGCCGCCGGCGCCCGAAATCGTGGCGGAGGCGACGCACCTTCTGGTCTCCGCGGCGCCGGATGAGGCTGGCGACCCGGTGCTGCGCGCCCTTGGCGCCGCGTTGAAATTGGCGCCGCGGCTCGAATGGGTCGGCTATCTTTCGACGACGGGTGTTTATGGCGACCGCGGCGGCGACTGGGTCGATGAGAAGAGCCCGCTCGCCCCCACGACCGTCCGCGGCGTCCGCCGGGTGAGGGCGGAGGCGGAGTGGCGCGCGGCGGGTCTCCCGCTTCATATCTTCCGTCTCGCCGGCATCTACGGGCCAGGCCGCAGCCCCTTCGCCAAGCTCCGGGACGGCGCGGCGTGGCGCATCGTCAAACCGGGGCAGGTCTTCGGCCGTATTCACCGCGACGACCTCGCGGCCGCGCTTCTCGCGTCGGTCGAGCGTCCGCATCCCGGCGCGATCTACAATCTCTGCGATGATCTTCCGGCTCCTCCGGAAGATGTGATCGAGTACGCCGCGCGGCTGCTCGGCGTGACGCCGCCCCCCGCGATCCCTATCGAGGAAGCCGAGATTTCGCCCATGGCGCGCAGCTTTTACGCCGAATCGAAGCGCGTCTCGAACCGCCTGCTGCGTGACGAACTGGGCGTCACGCTCGCCTATCCGACCTATCGGGAAGGGCTGATCGCCGATCTGGCGGAAGAGGGCGCCGCGGCGCCATTGCATAGGCCCGAGCGGGGCATAAGTTGA